One Streptomyces sp. Sge12 genomic window, TCACCATCCGCTGCTGGGTGGCGAACGTCCGCAGCTGCTTCGGTTTGCCCTCCAACAACTCCTCCGGCGCCACCTCGGCCTCCTCCGCGGCGGATTCGATCGCCCGCACCAACGGCGCCACGGTCAGCGTCGCCTTCTCGTGAGCGCGGACCGACGTGGCCGATCCCGCGAGGCGCGCGCCGGTTGCCGGGTGGCTCCCCCTCATGAGCCGGCGGGCGGCCTCCTCGCCCTCTTGGTCGAGAATCTGGCCCTCGGTCAGACCGACCGCCTCCAGCCCGGACCCCATCCAGACCAGCACGCCGTCCGACCGCAGACGGTAGTCAACCGCCGGATCCGCCGAGCCCGAGCCGGCCAACCCAGCGGAGGCCGCTGCGCTCTCCACCACACCGCATCCGGCGTGCCTGCGCAGCCGGTAGTCGACCTGTTCGTCCGCGCTGATCTCCGTCACCCACGCCACCGGCGCCCCGCCCTCCCATGCTTGTGCACTTCCCGGCTGTGCCGGGGTTCCCCGCGAGGGGAACCCCCTTTGTACATCACCTCTTTTTGATCTTGATCTGAACCGGGGAGGGTTCCAACGGCATCTGTTGTGTCGTGCGCAGGGGTGGCGGGCGCGGTGCACGGCGGAGACATTGCCCCGGTAACGGGCGTACGCCTCCGGGTCGGTCTCGCTCAGCACATACGGCTCGGGCCCGCGGTGTTCGGGGACGCGGGTGTCGGCGGAGAGTCACCGCCACACCGTGCGCTCGCTTCGTGTTCGCGGCGGTGGCCGAGGTCGAGCGGGAGTTCATTTACGAGCGGACCCTGGCCGGCCTGGACACCGGCGCGGCGATCGGCAAGCACGGCGGCCGCCCGCTGGCCGTCGACGGCGACATGCTCGCCGTCGCCCTGCGCCGCCGCGACGCGAAGGAGTCGGTCACCGCCATCGCCGGGCAACTCGGCGTCGGCCGCTCCACCCTGTACCGCACCTTCGCCGCGCACGACGAAGCCATCGCCACGGGCCGGGAACCGGCGGGATGACCTTTAACGACCCACAACCTCGACTGCGGACTCCTCGACTGCCTCTCCGGGCGCTGCCCTGGCAGCGGGCGCCAGGATCGGCTGGATCTGCTGCGACGGGCCGGGCTCGGCGTCTACGGTTGCCGCATCGCTCTGACCACGGGTCAGGTACTGGATATGGGGTGGGTGCGGGTGGATGTTCCTCTGGCGGACGCGGTCGCCGCGGTGCGCGACCAACTGATCGAAGCGGCGGGCCGGGTGGGGGACGACCCAGGGGTCGTGTTCGCGGTGGGGCCGGTGGAGATGGAGTTCGAGGTAGAGCTGCGGGCGGACGCGAGGGCGAAGGCCGGGTTCAAGCTGTGGGCGGTGGGTGCGGAGACCGAGGCGGGCCTCTCGCGCGGCCGCACCCACCGCGTCTCCTTCACCCTCACCCCCAAGCGTCCCGGCGGTGGCGACCTGCTGGTCAGCTCCGCGCAGGACCGCCCGGAGGGGCCCGGTGACGTGTCGGGGCGCATCCCGGACTGACGGTGGGAGGGTCCGGTCGTGCCGACCGGACCCAGGCAGGGTGGTCGGGATCGGATAGGCCGACCCGGACCAGGTGTCGGGGCGGGGGTGGGGTAGGCATGGAACAGCTGAGGGTGGCTGCGGTGACCGGGCCGAAGGGCGCGGGGTCGGGGTACGCGGTCGGCGGCAGGCTGGTCCTGACCTCCGCGCACGTCGCCGGACCGACCGGAACACGCGTGCAGGCCTTCCCTCCGGGCCTCGGCGGCAGCGCGGGCGGGACCGTGGTGTGGGCTGGGACGCCGGGCGGGCGCGATGACGCCGCGCTGGCGGCCGTGCAGGAGGCCGTCGGTCACTACCGCTTCCTGGCCGAGGCGAACCCCGACGCCTACCTGCCCGACCTCGCCGGCACCCTCAACAATCTCTCCATCGACCTGAGCATGGTGGGGCGGCGGGAGGAGGGCCTGGCCGCCGTGCAGGACGCCGTCGGTCACTACAGCTCCCTGGCCGAGGCGAACCCCGACCTCTTCGGACCAGCCCTGCAACAGTCCCTGGACATGACTGCCTGGTTAGAAGGACTCAAACCGTAAGCCCGGAGTCGGTTGCATCGACCCGACTTTTGTCCGCGGACAAAAGTCGGGCTCTCCCAGCGGGCGTCCTCGCCCACTCCGCGGGAGTCGATCGGAGCCGCTTCCCGGGCAAGTCCGGAGAACCGGGATGTCCTGCCTCAGAACGCGGAGGGCCCCACCGCGAAACGCGGTGGGGCCCTCGGAGGCCCGCCCGACTTTTGTCCGCGGACAAAAGTCGGGGCGAGCGCTGCTAGCTCTCCTGGTTGTTCTCGATCAGGAGCATGGCCAGCTCCTCCCGGTGTTCCGCAGACATGTGCAGCCGGATCGCCTCGTAGACGGCCTTCGGGTCCCGCCAGGACACCGAGGCCGGATCCGTGCTCCGGCCCTGGGGCGGGATGCCCCCCTCCGGCTCGGACACAAGCGCGCTCGGCCCCGCCGTCACCAGGGCCGGGGCGGGGGCTTCCCGTACCGCCTGTTCGGCGACCGGTTCGGCGGCGAGCTCGGCGACCGGAGCGGGGGCTCGGACCGAAGTGGGCGTCGCGCTCTCCCGCTCCAGACTTTTGTCCGCGGACAAAAGTCTGGCCGGCTGCGGATCCCGCTCGGGTGCCCCCGCCACTCCCCCGGTCGGCGCCGGCACGGCCGCCACCCGGTCCGGTACGGACTCCTGCGCCTCACGCAGGATCTCCCGATGCACTGCCTTGACCTGGGCTTCCTGCTCCTTGCTCTCCCGCAGGAACGCCAACAGCTCATCCGCGCCGACGCCCGGCCGGTCCTTGGCCGTGCGCGCAAGCACCCGCCCGTCACGCTCCGGCAACTCCCCCGCGCTGAGCATGGTCTGGATTTCCTCGGGAAGTTCCAGCAGCACCAGCTGGTTCGTCACCCAGGACGGCGACTTGCCCAGCCGGTCCGCCGCACGCGACTTCGCCCCGTGCTCCTTGCCCTGCTCTGCGCACGTCGCTACGAGCTGCTGCACACCGCGGGCCCGCTCGATGACGTCGAAGTCCTCCCGTTCCAGGTTCTCTGCGAGGAGGTGGTCGATGAAGTCCGTACGGGAGGCCGCGAGGTCGTCCCGTACGACGAAGTCCAGCGATTCCAGTCCGACATGAAGAGCACTACGGAACCGACGCTCACCGTTGATCAAGACGTACGCAGCCGTCCCGATCCGCGCGTCGTGGTCCGGCCACAGCGCGAGGTACGCCCCCCGCGTGACGAGGACGCACGCCGACAGCTGTGCCTGCCGCAGCTCCTCACCGAAGCGGGTCATCTCCTCGTCCGTGCCGAAGTTCCGGCGCGGGTTCAGGGGGGTGGGGGAGACCTGGTCGAGGGGAACCCGGAGGAGTTCGTACGCCGGCACGTCGCCCTGCGCTATGGCCTTGGCCCGGCCCCGCTCGCTGCGACCGCCCGCGCGGCGCGCGTTGCTGAAGGCGGCTCCGGTACCGAGGAGGTCGCTCTTGCTCATGCGGCAATCCTCCGCGCGATCTCGCGCATGGCCTCGGACTGCTCGCAGTCCGGCGCGTAGTGCAGCAGCGGCAGCTTGACGCGTACCGCTTCGCGCTGCTCCTTGAGATCAGCGATGACGGTGATGACCGGCGGGTCGCCGAACTCCTTCCAGCTGTTGAGGGAGGAGGTGACGACGTAGCCCTTGCGGCTGTCGTAGAGATTGACGACGAATCCGAGCTGGGCGATCTCGATATCCAGGTCGTCGACGAGGTCTTCGATCTGTTCGCTCAGCATGTCGTACGCGTCGGCAGAGGTGTCCTCGGCCTGGACCGGCACGACGATGCCGGAGGTCTTCGTCGCCTCGCCCTCACGGGTACGGGCGTAGTAGAGCGCGGTGTCCATGGTGTAGCCGAGGCTGGGCGGGCAGTCGACAATGATGTAGTCGAACTCCTCCTCCAGCTCCTCCAGAGCCTTCTCCAGCGCTGTCTCCTTCGTCCGCACGTGGCGCGTGGTGGCCAGGCGCGCGTCGAGGAGGAACGCGTCCTTGCAGGAAGGCAGCAGGAAGAGCCGCCCGGCGAAGACTCCGTGCTCGATGGGGACGAGCAGGTCTCGCACCTGGCCCTCGATCTCACCCAGCATGTGCTTGGCGAGGCTCGGTTCCTTGATGCCGAGCATCTCTGCGCCCAGGTGCCGCGTGAGGTGCCCCTGGGGGTCGAAGTCGATGACGCAGACACGGGCACCGGTCTCGGCGAGGGCCTGGGAGAGCCCGTTGCTGATGGCGCTCTTGCCGACGCCGCCCTTCTGGTTGCAGACCACGATCCGGCGCGCCCCCTCGTGGGCCGGCCGGCGGCGGCCGCCGGGGGACGGGTGGGTGTCGAGCCACAGCCGGATCGACTGGGCGAGGCCCTGGGTGTACGGGACCTCCCGTACCCGGCAGTCCTCCTTGAACTCCCCATACAGGCCCGTGGGCAGGTACGTGGAGAAGGAGGAGGAGCCGGAGGTGTCCACGGGCGTCGCCGCGGAGGCGTCGGCACGCCAGGCGTGGACGCCTTCGGTGACGGCGTCCTGGATGTCCACGCCCAACTGGGCGGCGCGGACCTTGAGTTCCTGCCGAAGGGACGCGGGCAGCTTGGCGACTACCTTTTCCCTGACTTCCGGATCGTATGGAGCGGTCATGCGGGTACCTTACTAACCTTCTTGATGGAAGGCGAAGAGCCACACCGAGCTATGTCGGCACTGTATGCAAGTAGTTGTTCTAAATTGCCCTGTTGATCCGCCGCCCGGACGATGAACCGGCCCCAGGCGTTCTGAACCATCCGGTCGCGGGGTCTCCGTCACCTCGGCCCATGTCAGTGGGCGCCGGGACGATGTCCGGACATCACCACGAGCAGGAGAAACACTCGTGGGTACCTGTGACGTCGGCCCCTTCGACAACGACACCGCCGCGGATTTTTCCGGCGACCTCGACTAGGCACCCGAAGCCGAACGGGAAGGCATGATCCGGAATGTGCTCCTGCGAGCCGTCGACACCCGCGACCATCTCGATCAGTACCTAGCGGTGCAGGCAGTCGCCGCAGCCGCTCTGGTCGCCCCCACAGTGCCCGGGCGGCGACGCCGTCATCACTGCATACGGGCCGGATCTGCCCCTCCCGGGGCTCTCCACCGACTTGCGCTCGCCGTCCGGGCTCTCGACCGCGTTGTCACCGAACCCTCCGAGCTCATAGAACTCTGGGACGAGACCGACGGGACCGGTCCATGGCGAGCCACGCTCGTCCGGCTCCGCACCGCCCTCCTGAGTGCAACCTCCGAAGAACAGCCGGCATAAAAATCAGCATCGATGAGGGTCGGCCGCTCGCCGACCGGCATCATTCCGAGGACGCTGAGGGGTTGGGCCGTCAGGCGACATGGCCCGGACGATGAGCCACTAGGCACTGCGCCAAGGCTCTGTACGACTCCCTGCGGGCCTTTGCAGGCAGGGGTGACCGGATCACACGCGGCAGCGGGAGATCGGCGCCCCAAGGGGCTGTTCTGCGGGTCGGTTTTGGGCGGAGTAACCACCAAGCTCCTGATGGTCCGGGTTGCGAGGCCTCCAGGCACCACAGGGTTCAGCCGGAGGGCCGACTCCGATTTCTCACTGACCACATTGCAACAGAGGCTCTGGTACTTCGTTGCCCGCGGACCATGAATCCCAGGGGCCAGCCCCTGGACCCCGCCAGCGCCTGGCCGCGCTGGACCGGCCTTGGCATGGGGGGCTACTCGCCCCCCAGACCCCCTCGCCAGGCGCTAGGGCGCCCTGGACCCGCTCCCCCTCGCACCCTGCTCCGCCTCCCTGACGGTCGGCGGTGCACCCCTCGGGCGCTGGGCGCCCTCACTGGGCACGAGGGCAACGATGAGGGGGTGTTGAGACCGGACGGGGCAGAGCTGGGGGTGCCCAGTTCCTGGGCACGTAACAGCTGCACGGGGGTCGAGGTGAGTCGGCACAGGTGTCAGTCGAGCAGGTGGCGCGGATGGAGCAGGGGGACGATGTGGCACAGACCGGCTACCGAGTGGACTGCTCAGACCAGGACCGTGGACGGCAGGAGCCGTCCATCAGGTTGCGCTCTTTAATAAGAGGGCGCCGCCGTCGTAAGCCTCTGACCTGCATGTTTGTCGAGTGGTATGTGTCCCCCAGGACACATTTGGCCTCCTGAAATGTGTATCTGGCGAGCACATTTCGCAGCAAACTCAAGCGCCAGTTGATTTTCTGACGAGGCCAACTCGCCTGCGAACAGCGCAGGTCAGAGCGTTGGGCCAGACAGCCCGAGGGGCCGGACCCTATACGTGGCACCTACACCAACGTGTCGCCATCACGACAATCGAACTCAAGCAGCCGTGTACTTTCGGCGCTTGACGGCGAAAAAACTTCACGTACTGTGTACTTTTCGCGCGCTGTTCGCACAAGGCTCGGGTCAGAGGGGCCCTCCGGCGTGTCGAAGAGCCCAAAAGACAAGCACACGTTGATTTTTTGGATAGTCTCGGACCGCCTGAGTAACAAGGAGGTCTTGTGACATCTGATCCGCCCGCCCGTCGTCGGCGCGGGCCCCGGCCAGTACCTGCCCCCACCGCCGCGGGCAGCGAAGCCGAGTACGGAGACATCCTCGCGGTCCTCGGTCAGCAGCTGG contains:
- a CDS encoding helix-turn-helix domain-containing protein; this translates as MFAAVAEVEREFIYERTLAGLDTGAAIGKHGGRPLAVDGDMLAVALRRRDAKESVTAIAGQLGVGRSTLYRTFAAHDEAIATGREPAG
- a CDS encoding DUF4259 domain-containing protein, translating into MIRNVLLRAVDTRDHLDQYLAVQAVAAAALVAPTVPGRRRRHHCIRAGSAPPGALHRLALAVRALDRVVTEPSELIELWDETDGTGPWRATLVRLRTALLSATSEEQPA
- a CDS encoding ParA family protein gives rise to the protein MTAPYDPEVREKVVAKLPASLRQELKVRAAQLGVDIQDAVTEGVHAWRADASAATPVDTSGSSSFSTYLPTGLYGEFKEDCRVREVPYTQGLAQSIRLWLDTHPSPGGRRRPAHEGARRIVVCNQKGGVGKSAISNGLSQALAETGARVCVIDFDPQGHLTRHLGAEMLGIKEPSLAKHMLGEIEGQVRDLLVPIEHGVFAGRLFLLPSCKDAFLLDARLATTRHVRTKETALEKALEELEEEFDYIIVDCPPSLGYTMDTALYYARTREGEATKTSGIVVPVQAEDTSADAYDMLSEQIEDLVDDLDIEIAQLGFVVNLYDSRKGYVVTSSLNSWKEFGDPPVITVIADLKEQREAVRVKLPLLHYAPDCEQSEAMREIARRIAA
- a CDS encoding ParB/RepB/Spo0J family partition protein, whose translation is MSKSDLLGTGAAFSNARRAGGRSERGRAKAIAQGDVPAYELLRVPLDQVSPTPLNPRRNFGTDEEMTRFGEELRQAQLSACVLVTRGAYLALWPDHDARIGTAAYVLINGERRFRSALHVGLESLDFVVRDDLAASRTDFIDHLLAENLEREDFDVIERARGVQQLVATCAEQGKEHGAKSRAADRLGKSPSWVTNQLVLLELPEEIQTMLSAGELPERDGRVLARTAKDRPGVGADELLAFLRESKEQEAQVKAVHREILREAQESVPDRVAAVPAPTGGVAGAPERDPQPARLLSADKSLERESATPTSVRAPAPVAELAAEPVAEQAVREAPAPALVTAGPSALVSEPEGGIPPQGRSTDPASVSWRDPKAVYEAIRLHMSAEHREELAMLLIENNQES
- a CDS encoding trypco2 family protein; its protein translation is MDVPLADAVAAVRDQLIEAAGRVGDDPGVVFAVGPVEMEFEVELRADARAKAGFKLWAVGAETEAGLSRGRTHRVSFTLTPKRPGGGDLLVSSAQDRPEGPGDVSGRIPD